In Salisediminibacterium beveridgei, one DNA window encodes the following:
- a CDS encoding glycoside hydrolase family 32 protein, which yields MTETEKNLIQQAEEVARDQRQLVDADPYRQAFHIMPPVGLLNDPNGWIHWQGRYHMFYQWNPFAVTHGAKFWGHVSSTDLVHWMEEPIALAPSEWYEKNGCYSGSAIDRDGELTLMYTGNVKDDEGNRFSYQCTAVSRDGVHFKKQGPVIDSLPKGYTAHFRDPKVWEEDGVCYMVIGAQTLKEEGRVLLYRSENFRDWSLVGPLIGSQQEPLGDFGYMWECPDVFRLDGQDILIASPQGLASDGTNYLNRFQAGYFPGTLNLSEGIFTPGAFTELDKGFEFYAPQTTESADGRRIMVGWMGVPEQAEDRHPTLEHSWIHCLTLPRELTWVNGKLFQRPVQELEKLRTGNPIRHTGVTRSIAPFELEGIEGRTLEVQLSGVDLQAHDYLDINLHNETVLKLSMMEACDITLERTVIGGDAREQRYGSVDQVAEIRIFLDRSSVEIFINDGELVFSSRHFADPKNQAVTFAGDWLSEPVIEAWKLKDTR from the coding sequence ATGACAGAGACAGAAAAAAACCTGATCCAGCAGGCAGAAGAAGTTGCCAGAGATCAGCGGCAACTCGTGGATGCCGACCCGTACCGGCAGGCGTTTCATATCATGCCTCCAGTGGGCTTGCTAAATGATCCGAATGGCTGGATTCACTGGCAGGGGCGCTACCACATGTTCTATCAGTGGAATCCTTTTGCCGTAACACATGGCGCAAAATTTTGGGGGCATGTCTCTTCGACGGATCTCGTTCACTGGATGGAAGAACCCATTGCGCTGGCGCCTTCTGAATGGTACGAAAAAAACGGCTGTTATTCAGGAAGTGCGATTGACCGTGACGGCGAACTGACGCTGATGTATACGGGAAATGTAAAAGATGACGAAGGCAACCGCTTCTCCTACCAGTGTACGGCCGTTTCACGAGACGGTGTACACTTTAAAAAGCAGGGACCTGTAATCGATTCCCTGCCCAAAGGATACACCGCGCATTTCCGGGATCCGAAGGTGTGGGAAGAAGATGGAGTCTGTTACATGGTTATCGGCGCACAGACCCTGAAAGAAGAAGGGCGGGTGCTCCTCTACCGCTCAGAAAATTTCAGGGACTGGTCACTGGTCGGCCCCTTGATCGGCTCACAGCAGGAACCACTCGGCGACTTCGGGTACATGTGGGAATGTCCCGATGTCTTCCGGCTTGATGGTCAGGACATTCTGATTGCTTCACCGCAGGGATTGGCCTCCGATGGCACGAACTATCTCAACCGTTTCCAGGCAGGTTATTTCCCCGGAACACTGAATTTATCGGAAGGGATCTTTACACCTGGAGCGTTTACGGAACTCGACAAAGGGTTTGAATTTTACGCCCCGCAAACGACGGAATCGGCAGACGGCCGCAGAATCATGGTCGGCTGGATGGGCGTGCCTGAACAGGCGGAAGACCGCCACCCGACCCTTGAGCACAGCTGGATTCATTGTTTGACACTGCCAAGGGAACTGACCTGGGTGAACGGCAAGCTGTTTCAGCGCCCTGTACAAGAACTCGAAAAGCTGAGAACCGGGAACCCTATTCGACATACCGGCGTGACCCGTTCCATTGCCCCGTTTGAACTTGAGGGGATTGAGGGGCGCACACTGGAAGTCCAGTTATCGGGGGTGGATCTTCAAGCGCACGATTACCTCGACATCAACCTCCACAATGAAACGGTACTGAAACTGTCGATGATGGAGGCGTGCGACATCACGCTTGAACGGACGGTCATCGGCGGGGATGCACGCGAACAGCGTTACGGCAGTGTGGATCAAGTAGCTGAGATCCGGATCTTTCTGGACCGTTCATCCGTCGAGATCTTCATCAATGACGGTGAGCTGGTCTTCAGCTCAAGGCATTTTGCTGACCCGAAAAATCAGGCAGTCACGTTTGCCGGAGACTGGCTCAGTGAACCGGTGATTGAAGCCTGGAAACTAAAGGATACACGTTAA
- a CDS encoding response regulator, whose amino-acid sequence MAKLLITDDAAFMRMTLKKMVTDAGYEVVAEAADGREAVELYEEHKPDLVTMDITMPEMNGIEALEQIKAKDPSAKVLMCSAMGQQNMVVDAIQKGAVDFIVKPFDEPRIREALEKALSR is encoded by the coding sequence ATGGCAAAACTATTGATTACTGACGATGCAGCATTTATGCGCATGACACTGAAGAAGATGGTGACCGATGCAGGCTATGAAGTGGTCGCTGAAGCGGCAGATGGAAGAGAAGCCGTGGAGTTGTATGAGGAACACAAACCGGATCTCGTTACCATGGACATTACCATGCCGGAGATGAATGGTATCGAAGCCCTTGAACAGATCAAGGCAAAGGATCCTTCTGCAAAAGTACTGATGTGTTCGGCAATGGGGCAACAGAATATGGTGGTGGACGCCATCCAAAAAGGCGCTGTGGACTTTATCGTCAAGCCGTTTGACGAACCGCGGATCCGCGAAGCGCTGGAAAAAGCATTAAGCCGTTAA
- a CDS encoding NAD(P)-dependent oxidoreductase, protein MTKPIAGFIGTGVMGKSMAGHLLKEGYTLYVYNRTKSKTDELVTQGAVWCDSPDEVARQSDIVFTIVGYPKDVEEMYFGEQGLIANSKPGTILVDMTTSSPVLAQQIGEKASEAGLEAVDAPVSGGDIGAKEAKLAIMCGGNRTAFEQVEPLFACMGKTIERLGPAGAGQHTKMANQIAIASTMLGVAESLAYAKQAGLSQEQVMSVIETGAAGSFSLSRLGRKMIEGDEAAGFYVKHFIKDMGIAIDSADQMGLELPGLKQAKQLYDQLQKEGAGELGTQAIYRLYQP, encoded by the coding sequence ATGACAAAACCAATAGCAGGCTTTATCGGAACAGGTGTAATGGGTAAAAGTATGGCAGGGCACCTTCTGAAGGAAGGGTACACACTTTATGTGTACAACCGGACGAAAAGCAAGACGGATGAACTGGTGACACAAGGAGCGGTCTGGTGTGACTCTCCGGATGAGGTGGCCCGGCAATCAGACATCGTGTTTACGATCGTCGGCTACCCGAAAGACGTGGAGGAGATGTACTTCGGGGAACAAGGGCTGATTGCCAACAGTAAACCAGGGACCATTCTAGTAGATATGACGACATCAAGCCCGGTGCTGGCGCAGCAGATCGGGGAAAAAGCATCGGAAGCCGGATTGGAAGCAGTCGATGCACCGGTGTCCGGTGGGGATATTGGCGCAAAAGAAGCAAAACTTGCCATTATGTGTGGCGGCAATCGAACTGCCTTTGAGCAAGTGGAGCCTTTGTTTGCCTGCATGGGCAAAACCATCGAACGTCTCGGCCCAGCAGGGGCCGGTCAGCATACGAAAATGGCGAATCAGATCGCAATTGCATCCACAATGCTGGGTGTGGCGGAATCGCTGGCTTATGCAAAGCAGGCAGGACTCAGCCAGGAACAAGTCATGAGTGTGATCGAAACCGGCGCGGCAGGAAGTTTTTCCCTGTCCAGGCTTGGCAGGAAGATGATCGAGGGCGATGAAGCAGCGGGATTTTATGTGAAGCACTTCATCAAAGACATGGGCATTGCCATTGATTCAGCGGATCAGATGGGGCTTGAGCTTCCTGGATTGAAGCAGGCAAAACAACTCTACGATCAGTTGCAGAAAGAAGGAGCGGGGGAACTGGGTACACAGGCGATTTACCGCTTGTATCAGCCGTGA
- a CDS encoding sensor histidine kinase produces the protein MFRSLRSKLIVFFILVTVIPMAIVGMIGYNSQKHEISSQLEYSIMSQSSNLSAELLNLIDERLRDVEWLTRSPILRDPESTPLELREELYNFLSVNDIYFDAILLNEEGGVIVDTETRMIGRNIGDREWFQEVSETGMKRMSDIYMSDAINRPVLVLGAPVYTHDRELLFYVSPSFNLDVFYERIEAYTTLQRTHGSDGYAFLLREDGLLLSHPNQSLVMNMNYFEQQDITKDDLNSLIDQDRTFTTSGGQVHAFTQVEEIQGFEHRWYVGIALAEEDLYASLDDLLLRYVAFYFLIFAVLIVAVIKLSDYLVKPIRQLVEKTKAYAEGVDYEWPYEAAYREADHLHVAFDDMTGRLKEREATHRKSTQVLEATDNGVFAVARGSEQLTMSNREFETLFGFTEMDLSSVTIQELKRESPFFDAFMHAALDEWTEFDKRNETRRQAEVNCQDQDGNERIFFLGMTLLSANGEREDLDEFLFVFQELTEVRRMERELVQSEKLGMIGQMAAGLAHEIRNPMTTIRGFMQLLEKRDDGENARYYQLIMNEIDQVNKVMEELMHIGNPARIEEETTSETSVSEQLKEIITLHEQDLEKRQIKVETFFNGTDDFLETNRNKLRQVFSNIIRNAIEAMPDGGRLKLRNQTAPGLDANGVCDVVVAISDTGEGMDSETIKKAGTPFFTTKENGHGLGLATTYRIIEELGGTIDIRTKAGEGTTFVIRLPGSVLRQTVNSGE, from the coding sequence ATGTTTAGAAGCCTTCGCTCCAAATTGATTGTGTTTTTCATACTGGTCACGGTCATACCGATGGCGATCGTTGGCATGATCGGTTATAACTCACAAAAACACGAAATCAGCAGTCAGCTCGAGTATTCGATCATGAGTCAGTCATCGAATCTTTCGGCTGAATTGTTGAATTTAATCGATGAACGGTTAAGAGATGTTGAGTGGCTGACCCGCAGTCCCATTCTGAGAGATCCGGAGAGTACACCGTTGGAACTGCGAGAGGAACTCTATAACTTTCTGTCGGTGAATGATATTTACTTTGATGCGATTCTCCTTAATGAGGAGGGCGGTGTGATCGTCGATACGGAAACCCGGATGATCGGGCGCAATATCGGGGACCGGGAATGGTTTCAGGAAGTTTCGGAGACGGGAATGAAGAGGATGTCCGACATCTACATGTCTGATGCCATCAACCGTCCGGTCCTTGTGTTGGGGGCACCGGTCTATACCCATGACCGGGAACTTCTGTTTTACGTGTCCCCGTCGTTTAATCTGGACGTATTTTATGAACGGATTGAAGCCTATACGACACTGCAGCGGACCCACGGTTCAGACGGGTATGCCTTTTTACTGCGTGAGGACGGCCTGCTTTTGTCCCATCCGAATCAGTCGCTTGTGATGAATATGAATTATTTTGAGCAGCAGGACATTACCAAGGATGATTTGAACAGCCTGATTGATCAGGATCGGACGTTTACGACAAGTGGCGGACAGGTCCATGCATTTACACAGGTCGAAGAGATCCAGGGTTTTGAGCATCGCTGGTATGTCGGGATTGCCCTAGCAGAGGAGGACCTTTATGCATCCCTTGATGATTTGCTTCTTCGCTACGTTGCTTTTTACTTCCTGATTTTTGCTGTACTGATCGTTGCGGTGATCAAACTGTCGGACTATCTGGTCAAACCGATCCGGCAACTTGTGGAGAAAACAAAAGCTTACGCCGAGGGTGTCGATTATGAATGGCCTTACGAGGCAGCCTACAGAGAGGCAGATCACCTGCATGTGGCCTTCGATGATATGACCGGACGGCTGAAAGAACGTGAAGCGACTCACCGGAAATCCACCCAGGTGCTTGAAGCCACGGACAATGGGGTCTTCGCGGTAGCCCGGGGGTCGGAGCAGCTGACGATGTCGAACCGGGAATTTGAAACGTTGTTCGGATTTACAGAGATGGATCTGTCCAGTGTAACGATCCAGGAACTGAAGCGTGAATCGCCGTTTTTTGACGCGTTCATGCATGCGGCCTTGGATGAGTGGACCGAGTTTGATAAGCGCAATGAAACGCGCCGGCAGGCAGAGGTGAACTGTCAGGATCAGGATGGAAACGAGCGGATATTTTTCCTCGGTATGACCCTGCTCTCTGCGAACGGGGAACGGGAGGATCTTGATGAATTCCTCTTCGTTTTTCAGGAGCTCACAGAAGTCCGCCGGATGGAGCGTGAATTGGTGCAGTCTGAGAAACTCGGGATGATTGGTCAGATGGCTGCAGGACTTGCGCACGAGATCCGTAATCCGATGACGACGATCCGTGGGTTCATGCAATTGCTCGAAAAGCGCGATGACGGAGAGAATGCAAGGTACTACCAACTGATCATGAATGAAATTGATCAGGTGAACAAGGTGATGGAAGAACTGATGCATATCGGAAATCCTGCTCGGATTGAAGAAGAGACGACATCAGAGACCTCGGTCAGTGAACAGCTCAAAGAAATCATCACCCTGCATGAACAGGATCTTGAAAAAAGGCAGATCAAGGTGGAGACCTTTTTTAACGGAACGGATGATTTCCTCGAGACGAACCGGAACAAGCTGAGGCAGGTGTTCTCAAACATCATCCGCAATGCGATTGAAGCCATGCCTGACGGGGGCAGGTTGAAGCTGAGGAACCAGACCGCACCGGGACTCGATGCCAACGGAGTATGTGATGTGGTCGTGGCCATCAGTGATACAGGTGAAGGGATGGATTCGGAAACCATCAAAAAAGCCGGTACGCCCTTTTTCACAACGAAGGAGAACGGTCACGGACTCGGTCTTGCTACGACGTACCGGATCATTGAAGAACTTGGTGGTACCATCGATATCCGTACAAAAGCCGGTGAGGGAACGACGTTTGTCATTCGCCTGCCCGGCAGTGTCTTACGGCAAACAGTGAACAGCGGCGAATAA
- a CDS encoding NAD(P)H-binding protein, giving the protein MLRAVIAGASGMVGTQLVKELLEKGTYDEVHLITRRRTLFHRHPSITEHIVHFDELEKVRHVFKKGDHVFVVLGTTMKQAGSQSGFVRVDYSFPLKLAELAKEEGAAQFLTVTAMGSDRNSRFFYNRVKGRLEDELIGLGLPALHIFRPSLLMGERHDTRPGEKAAEIVARPLAKWMTGKMEKYRPVEGAEVAKVMHHIAQLDKTGFHLYESDHIVQIGEAIKKNH; this is encoded by the coding sequence GTGTTACGTGCTGTGATTGCAGGCGCTTCAGGTATGGTAGGAACGCAACTGGTAAAAGAGCTTCTCGAAAAGGGAACGTATGATGAGGTTCATTTAATTACAAGGCGCCGGACACTGTTTCACCGGCATCCGTCGATCACCGAACACATCGTTCATTTTGATGAACTGGAAAAGGTCCGACATGTCTTTAAAAAAGGAGACCATGTCTTTGTGGTGCTCGGTACAACGATGAAACAGGCAGGTTCACAGTCAGGGTTTGTCAGGGTTGATTATTCATTTCCTTTGAAGCTTGCCGAACTTGCCAAGGAAGAGGGCGCTGCGCAGTTTCTGACCGTCACAGCCATGGGATCGGACCGTAATTCGCGTTTTTTTTACAACCGGGTGAAAGGACGCCTTGAAGATGAGTTGATCGGTCTCGGCTTGCCGGCACTCCATATTTTCCGGCCATCCCTTTTAATGGGGGAGCGCCATGATACACGACCAGGTGAGAAGGCAGCGGAAATCGTTGCAAGACCGTTGGCGAAATGGATGACAGGGAAAATGGAAAAATACCGGCCGGTTGAAGGCGCGGAAGTGGCGAAAGTGATGCATCATATTGCACAACTTGATAAGACAGGATTTCACTTGTATGAATCAGACCACATTGTGCAAATCGGCGAAGCAATTAAAAAGAATCACTAA